One Companilactobacillus heilongjiangensis genomic window, TTCAATTTCAGCTGTAACAGGAGCTTTATTGCGTTCTTTAAAGAAATAAATTATCGTCATAACGACTAAGAAGACGACACCAACCATTAGTGAAACAGTTGTTTCTGGATTTAGGAACATGAAAACTAATATAATTAAGAGAGAGATGATTGCTAGGTAATTACTGATTGGATAGAGTGGCATTTTGAATGGGTGAGTTTCCATCATTTTGTGATTGATTTTTCTAAATCTCAATTCACTCAAGAGGATAACGAACCATGGCACCATACCTGGCAAGACGCTGGAACTGTACACGACAACGAAGATGTTGCTTGATGTGTGTAGGAATAGTGGCAATGTGTAGTTCAAAATTAGTCCGATTAGAATACCGACAGATATCGTTATAACGGGGATGTATGGAACGTTGTGTCTCGAAAGCTTTACGAATGACTTAGGTAAGTGTTTTTCCAAACCGAGTGTATAAAGCATACGACTGGAACTGAAAATACCTGAGTTACATCCGGACATGGCAGCTGTCAACATAACAAAGTTAATGATTTCGGCCGCAAATGTGATACCAACTTTAGCAAAAGTTTCAACGAAAGGTGATCCAATTGTACCTAATTTATCCCAAGGATAGATTGAAACGATAACGAAAATGGCACCAATATAGAAAATTAAAATTCTACCAACGATTGAACGGATGGCTCTAACGATATTTTCTTGAGGATTTTCAGCTTCACCAGCGGTAACACCGATAACTTCGATACCTTGATATGAGGCGACAACAATCGAAAGCGCAAAAACAAAGCCTTTCAGACCACCAGTGAAGAATCCACCGTTTGTCCAAAGATTACTGATACCAACGGGATGACCGCCGTTACCAACACCGAAGACGATAACGAAGAAACCTAAGATAATCATCATAATAATTGTGAAAACTTTGATCAAAGCGAACCAGAATTCCAATTCACCGTAAGCTTTAACAGAAGTTAAATTGGCTAAACATAACGTTACTACAACGATGACACCGGCAATCCATTTCGGCATCGTTGGGAACCAAAACTCAAGATATGTTCCGACAGCGATAACTTCACTGATACCAACAACTAGATATTGGAAAACATTGCTCCAGGCTGTTAAATAACCAACCACAGGATGTAAGTATTCGGTCGCATATTTGGCAAATGAACCAGTAGCAGGGTCAACGTAAAGCATTTCACCCAAAGCACGCATTACCATATATAGAATCAATCCAGCCAATGCGTATGCCAACAACACTGACGGACCAGTCCATTTAATAGTAGAAGCTGATCCCATGAACAGACCAACCCCAATGGTTCCGCCCAAA contains:
- a CDS encoding amino acid permease; protein product: MAKEKLSRSLSSRQMQMIALGGTIGVGLFMGSASTIKWTGPSVLLAYALAGLILYMVMRALGEMLYVDPATGSFAKYATEYLHPVVGYLTAWSNVFQYLVVGISEVIAVGTYLEFWFPTMPKWIAGVIVVVTLCLANLTSVKAYGELEFWFALIKVFTIIMMIILGFFVIVFGVGNGGHPVGISNLWTNGGFFTGGLKGFVFALSIVVASYQGIEVIGVTAGEAENPQENIVRAIRSIVGRILIFYIGAIFVIVSIYPWDKLGTIGSPFVETFAKVGITFAAEIINFVMLTAAMSGCNSGIFSSSRMLYTLGLEKHLPKSFVKLSRHNVPYIPVITISVGILIGLILNYTLPLFLHTSSNIFVVVYSSSVLPGMVPWFVILLSELRFRKINHKMMETHPFKMPLYPISNYLAIISLLIILVFMFLNPETTVSLMVGVVFLVVMTIIYFFKERNKAPVTAEIEPTEVDDEELD